From Seriola aureovittata isolate HTS-2021-v1 ecotype China chromosome 16, ASM2101889v1, whole genome shotgun sequence, one genomic window encodes:
- the LOC130184055 gene encoding uncharacterized protein LOC130184055 has translation MSEDGLKENSLTIIKKMMELSEKTQEDTSMLVDEILHSIFFLEVINDTKFSPNNIVRDEKMLNELKTRFPNPFDHYSSRLPKRSPISCVLDMIVRLIGQENENQIIKMLQDVIRPKSGDNNSKKKRFTSSTICVSQKTEGPDSARYYGVSMSTSGRHPGRIMVAASCLSAWDSHVADAVMTYCPGTTKKSYFDGTIQLPESVRCQAFSLSTGDEMPPCRSCGNLFGLYKNTEDEGWAYGNCAEVESLSNLLKNENEVKKQVQPTSQMCKDENRQKAKKETKDHLLDLLQKVKFKTGLEFYTPQRGLPLRNGGNV, from the exons ATGAGTGAAGATGGTCTCAAAGAGAATTCTTTaacaatcattaaaaaaatgatggaaCTGAGTGAAAAGACTCAGGAAGATACTTCAATGTTGGTGGATGAG ATTCTTCACAGCATCTTCTTTTTGGAAGTGATCAATGATACAAAGTTTTCCCCAAACAATATTGTGAGGGATGAAAAGATGTTGAATGAATTGAAAACTCGCTTCCCAAACCCTTTTGACCACTATTCCTCTCGTCTACCCAAGCGAAGTCCAATTTCATGTGTGTTAGACATG ATTGTCCGCCTGATTGGACAAGAGAATGAaaaccaaataataaaaatgctcCAAGATGTCATCAGGCCAAAGTCCGGGGAtaataacagcaaaaaaaagcGTTTCACCTCGTCCACCATCTGTGTCTCTCAGAAGACCGAGGGCCCAGATTCAGCCCGATACTATGGAGTCTCCATGTCCACTTCTGGCCGTCATCCCGGGAGGATCATGGTGGCTGCCTCCTGTTTAAGCGCCTGGGACAGTCATGTAGCTGATGCAGTCATGACCTACTGTCCAGGCACGACCAAGAAATCATACTTTGATGGAACAATCCAGCTTCCAGAGAGTGTCAGGTGCCAGGCGTTTAGCCTCAGCACAGGAGATGAAATGCCTCCATGCAGATCATGTGGGAATTTATTTGGTTTgtacaaaaatacagaagaCGAGGGGTGGGCCTATGGCAACTGTGCTGAAGTTGAGAGCCTGAGTAACTTGCTCAAAAATGAGAATGAAGTTAAAAAGCAAGTACAACCAACATCTCAGATGTGTAAAGATGAGAACAGACAGAAGGCTAAAAAAGAAACGAAGGATCATCTTCTGGATTTACTGCagaaagtgaaatttaaaaCGGGTTTAGAGTTCTACACACCACAGAGAGGGTTACCTCTTAGAAATGGGGGAAATGTTTAA